One Caldisalinibacter kiritimatiensis genomic window carries:
- a CDS encoding DUF3343 domain-containing protein, giving the protein MNNNYFSNSKYYIASFKSKNYAVQLYYLLERKGYKRFKLISTPCRLKPGCDYALKFRDLSDLKYAKNVDKNFINRVDAIYFVEKKDGKTTYKKVNSAI; this is encoded by the coding sequence TTGAATAATAATTATTTTAGCAACTCCAAATATTATATAGCTTCTTTTAAATCTAAAAATTATGCAGTTCAATTATATTATTTACTAGAAAGGAAAGGCTATAAGAGATTTAAGCTTATATCAACTCCATGTCGTTTAAAACCTGGTTGTGATTATGCTTTAAAATTTAGAGATTTAAGTGATTTAAAATATGCAAAAAATGTAGATAAAAATTTCATAAATCGCGTTGATGCTATTTACTTCGTAGAAAAGAAAGATGGTAAAACAACATATAAAAAGGTAAATAGTGCTATTTAA
- a CDS encoding glycosyltransferase, whose protein sequence is MDYYEEIIKINKNSNFESYIKNNVIVHKYKPTQNPINKSTLINPKALNTKRKPFIITGVSIITCTKRAENINNIFNNFKSQVYTPKELIIILNNNRMDIKVYIDKAKEFNNVKVYKLEEKITLGECLNFAVEKAKYNVIAKFDDDDYYAPKYLSDSLKAFNYTDADVIGKSTSYVYFKKDKTLAIRNPKKENRYVFRVEGPTLIIKKEVFDKVKFADKNLGEDVQFCKDCYKNGIKIYSHNRFNHVYIRHGNQGNHTWGISDNYYKKLCRIIGKVNDYKTKCQLS, encoded by the coding sequence TTGGATTACTATGAAGAAATTATAAAAATTAATAAAAATTCAAACTTTGAATCCTATATAAAAAACAATGTAATTGTTCATAAATATAAACCAACTCAAAACCCTATAAACAAGTCTACTCTAATTAATCCAAAGGCCTTAAACACTAAAAGAAAACCATTTATTATCACTGGAGTGTCTATTATCACATGTACTAAAAGAGCAGAAAATATTAACAACATCTTCAATAACTTTAAATCTCAGGTTTACACACCAAAAGAGTTAATAATTATTTTAAATAATAATAGAATGGATATAAAAGTTTACATTGATAAAGCTAAAGAATTTAATAATGTAAAGGTATATAAACTTGAAGAGAAAATAACCTTAGGTGAATGTTTAAATTTTGCAGTTGAAAAAGCAAAATACAATGTAATTGCTAAATTTGATGATGACGATTATTATGCACCTAAGTATCTATCTGACTCACTTAAAGCATTTAATTATACTGATGCTGATGTAATTGGAAAGTCAACATCCTATGTCTACTTTAAAAAAGATAAAACGCTTGCTATAAGAAATCCGAAAAAAGAAAATAGATATGTTTTTAGAGTCGAAGGTCCTACTCTAATAATAAAAAAAGAAGTGTTTGATAAAGTAAAATTTGCAGATAAAAACTTAGGCGAAGACGTACAATTCTGTAAAGATTGCTATAAAAATGGAATAAAAATATACTCCCATAATAGATTCAATCATGTGTATATTAGACATGGAAACCAAGGTAATCACACCTGGGGAATTTCTGATAATTATTACAAAAAGCTATGCAGAATTATAGGAAAAGTTAATGACTATAAAACTAAATGTCAATTAAGTTAA
- a CDS encoding glycosyltransferase family protein yields MREKDVKINITKAKSVKKIPINSKSLYKPKVNNIPKRPVNKCIDALIKKNMERNYKRWKKNDTHFINTSDINIESENNMNIKVACIMDEFYYHWFKYDCNLIPLPINNWQEVISKEKPDILLVQSAWRGNNGQWANKVVFVNNTNNKHLNSLIKYCNSYNIPTVFWNTEDPLFFKEFIEAAKLFDFIFATDLNSIPRYKEIVKHENIYLLPFAIQPRIHNPINKDKNKIGNVVFAGTWYNNQPSRIKDMEIILKPAIKYGLDIYDRGYNIDDSFFEYPDIYKPCIKPALPYLEMIEKYKKYNLALNVNFISDSPTMFSQRIFELLGCGINIVSSYNSGIEKFFPNVVKLSTSEQETKYHLNTLLNNKDLRDKLALQGLREVYSKHTVRHRLETICNKLGIKYVQKNKPGVSIITSTMRDHFMDNVFENYAMQTYDKKELIVILNKNSMDINKWKEKAKNYPNVKIYQVDESKTIGYCLNYGIDRSQYKYIAKFDDDNYYGPNYLSDIVMAFDYSGADLVGKQRFYVYFEGSKKLALIRNKENSFVKYVAGSTFVFKREVYEKIRFATNIYDGSEDNKFIDDCNKYGFKIYSCDRFNHVVGRRENLEDHTWKIKERDFLSWCKVIAVTDDYKKYVTV; encoded by the coding sequence ATGAGAGAAAAAGATGTGAAAATCAATATAACAAAAGCTAAGTCAGTAAAGAAGATCCCTATAAACTCAAAATCTCTTTATAAACCTAAAGTAAATAATATTCCTAAAAGACCAGTTAACAAGTGTATTGATGCATTAATAAAAAAGAATATGGAGCGTAATTATAAAAGATGGAAAAAAAATGATACTCATTTCATAAATACATCTGACATAAATATAGAATCTGAAAATAATATGAATATAAAAGTTGCTTGCATAATGGATGAATTTTATTATCACTGGTTCAAATATGATTGTAACCTTATTCCTTTACCAATTAATAATTGGCAAGAAGTTATATCAAAAGAAAAACCTGATATCTTATTAGTGCAATCAGCTTGGCGTGGTAATAATGGTCAGTGGGCTAATAAAGTAGTATTTGTGAATAATACTAATAATAAACATTTAAACTCATTGATAAAATACTGTAATAGCTATAACATACCTACTGTATTCTGGAATACAGAAGACCCTCTATTTTTTAAAGAATTTATTGAAGCAGCTAAATTATTTGATTTTATATTTGCAACAGATTTAAATAGTATACCTAGATATAAAGAAATTGTTAAACATGAAAATATATATCTTCTTCCTTTTGCTATACAGCCTAGAATCCACAATCCTATTAATAAGGATAAAAATAAAATAGGTAATGTAGTTTTTGCAGGCACATGGTATAATAATCAGCCCTCTAGAATTAAAGATATGGAAATTATCCTTAAACCAGCAATTAAATATGGCCTCGATATATATGATAGAGGCTACAATATTGATGACAGTTTTTTTGAATATCCTGACATTTATAAACCATGTATAAAACCTGCTCTGCCTTATCTTGAAATGATAGAAAAGTATAAAAAATATAATTTAGCCCTTAATGTAAACTTTATATCAGATAGTCCAACTATGTTTTCACAAAGAATCTTTGAATTATTAGGTTGTGGTATAAACATAGTAAGTAGCTACAATTCAGGAATAGAAAAATTCTTCCCTAATGTTGTTAAGCTAAGTACATCTGAACAGGAAACTAAATATCATTTAAATACACTATTAAACAATAAGGATTTAAGAGATAAACTGGCACTACAGGGGTTAAGAGAAGTGTATAGTAAACATACAGTAAGGCATAGACTAGAAACTATATGTAATAAATTAGGAATAAAATATGTTCAAAAAAATAAACCTGGTGTTTCAATAATCACATCTACTATGCGTGACCATTTCATGGATAATGTATTTGAAAATTATGCAATGCAAACCTATGATAAAAAAGAACTAATAGTGATTTTAAATAAAAACTCGATGGATATAAACAAATGGAAAGAAAAAGCTAAAAATTACCCTAATGTTAAAATATATCAGGTCGATGAATCTAAGACAATTGGGTACTGTTTGAATTATGGTATAGATAGGTCACAATATAAATATATAGCAAAATTTGATGATGACAATTATTATGGACCAAACTATTTAAGCGATATAGTAATGGCTTTTGACTACTCTGGAGCTGACTTAGTAGGTAAGCAAAGATTTTATGTATATTTTGAAGGTAGTAAAAAACTAGCTTTAATACGCAATAAGGAGAATAGCTTTGTAAAATATGTTGCTGGTTCAACTTTTGTTTTCAAAAGAGAAGTTTATGAAAAAATTAGATTTGCAACAAATATATATGATGGTTCAGAAGATAATAAATTTATAGATGATTGTAATAAGTATGGCTTTAAAATTTATTCCTGTGATAGATTTAATCATGTCGTTGGAAGAAGAGAAAATTTAGAAGACCACACGTGGAAAATTAAAGAAAGAGATTTCCTTAGCTGGTGTAAAGTAATAGCTGTGACCGATGACTATAAAAAATATGTAACAGTTTAA
- a CDS encoding acyltransferase encodes MKNSTYSIGENCKIKESVKIGDYCEIGDYCEIGENVVIHNNVTIYDNTVIGDNTEIFENAVIGRPPKSAGNLVHRIDKNYDKLIIGKNCVIGANVVLYAGIELGNNVLLGDCCSIRENCKIGNYSLIARHVTVNHSTVVGNKTKVMDETHLTSHMVIEDEVFVSVGVITVSDNKMRLSGKQVGKGAGPYIEKGSRIGANATLLPEIRIGENSIVGAGAVVTKDVPKGKLVMGIPARVIER; translated from the coding sequence GTGAAAAATTCAACATACAGCATTGGAGAAAATTGCAAAATAAAAGAGAGCGTAAAAATAGGTGATTATTGTGAAATAGGGGATTATTGTGAAATAGGGGAGAATGTGGTTATTCATAATAATGTAACCATATATGATAATACAGTTATCGGAGACAATACTGAAATATTTGAGAATGCTGTGATAGGAAGACCACCAAAATCTGCTGGCAATTTAGTTCATAGAATAGATAAAAATTATGATAAACTTATTATTGGAAAAAATTGCGTGATTGGTGCTAACGTAGTTTTATATGCAGGTATTGAGTTAGGAAATAATGTCCTATTAGGTGATTGCTGCTCAATAAGAGAGAATTGTAAAATAGGTAATTATTCATTAATAGCTAGACATGTTACTGTTAATCACAGTACTGTAGTTGGCAATAAAACAAAGGTAATGGATGAAACCCATTTGACTTCCCATATGGTAATAGAAGACGAGGTTTTTGTAAGTGTAGGAGTTATAACTGTAAGTGATAATAAGATGAGATTAAGTGGAAAACAAGTAGGAAAGGGAGCTGGCCCTTATATTGAAAAAGGAAGTAGAATAGGAGCAAATGCTACTTTACTTCCTGAGATAAGAATTGGTGAAAATTCAATAGTTGGAGCAGGGGCAGTTGTTACAAAGGATGTACCAAAGGGTAAATTGGTTATGGGTATACCAGCAAGAGTGATTGAAAGATAA